A region of Williamwhitmania taraxaci DNA encodes the following proteins:
- the hisS gene encoding histidine--tRNA ligase: MAVQKPSIPKGTRDFSPEESAKRSYIFDTVKRQFQCFGYQPLETPAMENLSTLLGKYGDEGDKLLFKILNSGDYLSKIPQGDLTPESSSPLATRISEKGLRYDLTVPFARYVVMHQNEISFPFKRYQIQPVWRADRPQKGRYREFYQCDVDVIGSTSLLNEVELLQIIDTVFEKLKIKVVIKLNNRKILSGIAEYLNASERLTDITVAIDKIDKIGLNAVKDELIERGVSADSVGKLEPILLLEGKNQDKLNTLRKILASSETGIKGIEELETILAYAESLSLSTPIEIDLSLARGLNYYTGAIIEVKAKDVAIGSICGGGRYDDLTGIFGLNNMSGVGISFGADRIYDVMAQLDIFPAESAATSKVMFVNFGEKEAQTCLGLLALVRKAGIAAELYPDSAKMKKQLDYANRKGIPFVALIGENEIATSTMAVKSMASGEQHQVAFHQLNDFLTNQ, encoded by the coding sequence ATGGCTGTTCAAAAACCAAGTATTCCAAAAGGAACAAGAGACTTTTCACCTGAGGAATCAGCAAAGCGAAGCTACATATTCGACACAGTAAAGCGCCAGTTCCAGTGCTTTGGATATCAACCGCTGGAGACCCCTGCAATGGAGAACCTATCTACCCTTCTTGGTAAATATGGTGACGAAGGAGACAAACTCCTATTCAAGATACTTAACTCGGGTGACTATTTAAGTAAAATACCACAGGGCGACCTTACACCCGAAAGTAGTTCACCTCTAGCAACACGAATATCGGAGAAGGGGCTACGTTACGACCTTACCGTGCCTTTTGCCCGATACGTTGTGATGCACCAAAACGAAATATCGTTTCCATTTAAGCGCTACCAAATCCAGCCAGTATGGCGCGCCGATCGTCCACAAAAGGGACGCTATCGCGAATTCTACCAGTGCGATGTAGATGTTATTGGCAGCACATCACTTCTCAACGAGGTCGAATTGCTCCAAATCATCGATACCGTTTTCGAAAAACTAAAGATTAAAGTAGTAATAAAGCTAAACAACCGCAAAATACTATCGGGAATTGCTGAATACTTAAATGCTTCGGAACGCCTTACTGATATTACGGTTGCCATCGACAAAATCGACAAAATAGGACTCAATGCCGTTAAAGACGAATTAATCGAGCGAGGTGTTTCTGCCGATTCTGTTGGGAAGTTGGAACCAATACTTCTACTGGAAGGTAAAAACCAAGATAAATTAAATACCCTGCGAAAAATCCTCGCCTCCTCCGAAACCGGAATCAAGGGTATTGAAGAGTTGGAAACAATACTTGCCTACGCCGAATCGCTATCACTAAGCACCCCTATTGAGATAGACCTAAGCCTTGCCAGGGGGCTGAACTACTATACCGGTGCAATCATTGAAGTTAAGGCCAAGGATGTTGCCATTGGCAGTATATGTGGAGGTGGACGCTACGACGATCTCACCGGAATTTTTGGACTAAACAACATGTCGGGGGTAGGCATTTCGTTTGGAGCCGACCGGATCTACGACGTGATGGCACAGCTGGATATATTCCCGGCCGAATCGGCAGCCACATCCAAAGTTATGTTTGTAAACTTTGGAGAAAAAGAAGCTCAGACCTGCCTAGGTCTTCTCGCCCTAGTCCGTAAGGCTGGCATTGCAGCCGAACTTTACCCCGATTCTGCTAAAATGAAAAAGCAGCTGGATTATGCAAATAGAAAAGGGATTCCGTTCGTTGCGCTGATTGGTGAGAACGAGATAGCAACCTCAACCATGGCCGTTAAGTCGATGGCCTCCGGCGAACAGCATCAAGTAGCATTCCATCAACTCAACGACTTCTTAACAAACCAATAA
- a CDS encoding M48 family metalloprotease: MRRLFIVLAVVVPLSVFTGCSKDGGINLFTLQQDIEFGRQLDSSVMANPDEYKILDKATHPKAYEHLERVRDAILNSGLITYKSEFEWQVKIIDNDEVLNAFAAPGGYMYFYTGLIKYLDNESQFAGVMAHEMAHADKRHSTQTMTKTYGFDVLLSVLLGDKPSVMADVLGQLAKGATSLKFSREHEYQADEFAVKYLNATNGNSNYAPREVAGFFEKLTAAGQSGKTPEFLSTHPSPENRISEIERIWKELGSKVGETYIDRYNEFKSSVSK; this comes from the coding sequence ATGAGGCGTTTATTTATTGTGCTTGCGGTGGTTGTTCCTTTGTCCGTATTCACGGGATGTAGTAAGGATGGCGGAATTAACTTATTTACGCTACAACAGGATATTGAGTTTGGGCGACAGCTCGATTCTTCAGTAATGGCAAATCCAGATGAGTATAAGATATTGGATAAAGCCACTCATCCTAAAGCATACGAGCACTTAGAACGGGTTCGCGATGCTATTTTGAACTCAGGGCTTATTACGTATAAATCTGAATTTGAGTGGCAGGTAAAGATTATTGATAACGATGAGGTTCTAAATGCATTTGCTGCTCCTGGTGGTTATATGTATTTCTATACTGGGCTCATTAAATACCTCGACAATGAATCGCAATTTGCCGGAGTGATGGCTCACGAAATGGCGCATGCTGATAAAAGACACTCCACTCAAACGATGACTAAGACGTATGGTTTTGATGTTCTCTTAAGTGTTTTGCTTGGCGATAAACCATCGGTTATGGCCGATGTTTTGGGCCAGCTGGCCAAAGGGGCAACTTCGCTTAAGTTTAGCCGGGAGCATGAATACCAAGCTGATGAGTTTGCGGTTAAATATCTTAATGCAACCAATGGCAACTCGAACTATGCACCTCGCGAGGTAGCCGGGTTTTTTGAAAAACTCACTGCAGCCGGTCAAAGTGGTAAAACGCCTGAATTCCTAAGTACTCACCCTTCGCCAGAGAATCGAATTAGCGAAATTGAGCGTATTTGGAAGGAGTTAGGCTCAAAGGTAGGTGAAACCTACATAGACAGATATAATGAGTTTAAAAGCAGCGTGTCGAAATAA
- the ettA gene encoding energy-dependent translational throttle protein EttA: MADDKKIIFSMVGVTKTYPPQKKVLSNIYLSFFYGAKIGIIGLNGSGKSTLLKIIAGIEKSFQGDVVFSPGYSVGYLEQEPHLDETKTAREIVQEGVQEVIDLLKEYEEINNRFAEPMSDDAMNKLIERQGIVTEQIDAVNGWEIDSKLERAMDALRCPDSDSIVKNLSGGERRRLALCRLLLKEPEILLLDEPTNHLDAESVEWLELHLQQYKGTVIAVTHDRYFLDNVAGWILELDRGEGIPWKGNYSSWLDQKSKRLAQEEKQESKRRKSLEHELEWVRMAPKARQAKGKARLAAYDKMLNEDEKQKEEKLEIYIPNGPRLGNKVIEVKNVSKGYGDKLLFEDLSFSLPPAGIVGVIGPNGAGKTTLFRLIMGIETPDHGTFEVGETVKVAYVDQQHKDIDPVKSVFEVISGGTETMLLGGKMQNSRAYVGRFNFSGADQEKKCAALSGGERNRLHLAVALKEEGNVILLDEPTNDIDINTLRALEEGLENFAGCAVVISHDRWFLDRIATHILAFEGNSQVYFFEGSYSDYEINKKERLGEEGPKRLRYKKLIAD; the protein is encoded by the coding sequence ATGGCTGACGACAAAAAAATCATTTTTTCGATGGTGGGGGTTACTAAAACATACCCTCCTCAAAAGAAAGTTCTAAGCAACATCTACCTCTCATTTTTCTATGGTGCCAAAATAGGCATCATTGGATTAAACGGCTCTGGAAAATCGACTCTACTCAAGATTATTGCGGGTATTGAGAAATCATTTCAAGGAGATGTTGTTTTTTCACCGGGTTACAGCGTTGGCTATCTCGAACAGGAGCCGCACCTCGATGAGACAAAAACTGCCCGAGAGATTGTGCAAGAAGGCGTGCAGGAGGTGATTGATCTCCTAAAAGAGTATGAAGAGATAAATAATCGCTTTGCAGAGCCAATGAGCGATGATGCAATGAACAAACTCATTGAGCGGCAAGGTATTGTTACCGAACAAATTGATGCAGTGAACGGATGGGAAATCGACAGCAAGTTAGAGCGGGCAATGGATGCTCTTCGCTGCCCCGATAGCGATTCAATTGTAAAGAACCTTTCGGGAGGAGAACGACGCCGATTAGCTCTCTGCCGATTACTGCTCAAAGAACCAGAGATTCTTCTACTCGACGAGCCTACTAACCACCTCGACGCCGAAAGTGTTGAGTGGCTGGAGTTACACCTACAGCAGTATAAAGGAACCGTTATTGCAGTAACCCACGATCGCTATTTCCTCGATAACGTTGCAGGGTGGATTCTCGAGTTAGACCGTGGCGAAGGAATTCCATGGAAAGGCAACTACTCCTCTTGGCTCGATCAGAAATCCAAACGATTGGCTCAAGAAGAGAAGCAAGAGAGCAAGCGAAGAAAATCGTTGGAACATGAATTGGAATGGGTTAGGATGGCTCCTAAAGCTCGCCAAGCCAAAGGAAAGGCACGTCTTGCGGCATACGACAAGATGCTGAATGAAGACGAGAAACAAAAAGAGGAAAAGTTAGAAATATACATCCCCAATGGACCGAGACTTGGAAACAAGGTAATTGAGGTTAAAAATGTATCGAAGGGCTATGGCGACAAACTGCTCTTCGAAGACTTAAGTTTCTCTTTACCTCCAGCCGGAATTGTTGGTGTAATTGGCCCTAACGGTGCCGGTAAAACCACCCTATTTAGGTTGATTATGGGTATTGAAACACCGGACCATGGAACCTTTGAGGTTGGCGAAACAGTAAAAGTGGCCTATGTAGACCAACAGCATAAAGACATTGACCCTGTAAAATCGGTTTTTGAGGTTATTTCGGGCGGAACGGAAACAATGCTACTCGGAGGGAAAATGCAAAACTCTCGGGCATACGTTGGTCGATTCAACTTTTCTGGTGCCGATCAGGAAAAAAAGTGCGCTGCGCTTTCGGGCGGAGAGCGTAACCGGTTGCACTTGGCCGTTGCTCTGAAAGAGGAAGGTAATGTGATACTGCTCGATGAGCCTACCAACGATATCGACATCAACACCCTTCGTGCCCTTGAAGAAGGTCTAGAGAACTTTGCTGGATGTGCAGTAGTAATTTCGCACGACAGGTGGTTCCTCGATCGTATTGCTACGCATATTCTTGCCTTCGAAGGCAACTCACAGGTTTACTTCTTCGAAGGATCCTACTCCGATTATGAAATTAACAAGAAGGAGCGATTGGGAGAAGAGGGGCCAAAAAGGCTTCGTTACAAGAAGCTTATTGCCGACTAA
- a CDS encoding lysophospholipid acyltransferase family protein produces the protein MNLVDSEEFKKAANLNTVGGDSLSKLLMYMLKVNAINKVYAKFADKKGLEFIDAVIGELEVKFEISPEDLKRIPKTGSFITVSNHPFGGIDGILLIRTLGEIRPDYKVLANFMLSKIRPIEEFFFPVNPFETRKGAKSSLTGLKLALNHLHDGNCLGVFPAGEVSSYQSGFLGVADKKWQPSIVKLIKNAKVPVVPVYFDGTNSKLFHLLGLIHPILRTIKLPSELFNKRNKVIRIRIGNPICVNEQEEFSDLSQYSRFLRAKTYALGTSLEVKKFFSPRIKEVEVVEDIVAPIDPSIVLEEVENLKKEYLLFQSKNYSVICAPSVQMPNMMNEIGRLREITFREVGEGTNRKIDIDEFDLYYNQLFIWDEDEKKIVGAYRAGKGQDILDQYGIDGFYLHTLFKIDENFSPYLRQSIELGRSFIVKDYQRKPMPLFLLWKGILYFILKHPEYRYLIGPVSISDKLSMFTKGIIIQFMRDNHYDVELAKFIKPRKRFKAKFGNVDADILLQHSNDINKLDKFIADIEDADYRMPVLLKKYIKLNGKIIGFNVDPLFNNCLDGLLILDLFQVPIETITSLSKEINDKTILERFNLSDYTFEEE, from the coding sequence ATGAACCTAGTTGATTCGGAAGAGTTTAAAAAGGCTGCGAACTTGAACACTGTAGGTGGGGATAGTCTATCCAAACTCCTGATGTACATGTTGAAAGTTAACGCAATTAATAAGGTTTATGCAAAATTTGCCGACAAAAAGGGTTTGGAGTTTATAGATGCGGTAATTGGTGAACTCGAGGTTAAGTTTGAAATTAGTCCCGAAGATCTTAAGCGAATCCCAAAGACCGGATCATTTATAACTGTTTCGAACCATCCCTTTGGAGGCATTGATGGAATTCTTCTGATTCGAACATTGGGGGAGATTAGGCCGGATTACAAAGTGCTTGCTAATTTTATGCTTAGTAAGATAAGGCCCATTGAAGAGTTTTTTTTCCCCGTTAATCCTTTTGAAACACGTAAGGGAGCGAAATCGAGCCTTACGGGACTGAAGTTGGCTCTCAACCATCTACACGATGGAAATTGCCTCGGAGTTTTTCCTGCTGGTGAGGTATCGTCCTATCAATCAGGTTTTTTGGGAGTGGCAGATAAAAAATGGCAACCTTCTATTGTTAAATTAATTAAGAATGCAAAGGTGCCAGTGGTTCCCGTGTATTTCGATGGCACCAATAGCAAGTTATTTCATTTGCTTGGGTTGATTCATCCTATATTGCGAACTATTAAGCTACCTTCCGAACTGTTCAATAAGCGCAACAAGGTAATCCGCATACGGATAGGGAACCCCATATGCGTTAATGAGCAGGAAGAATTTTCTGATTTGAGCCAATACTCACGCTTCCTTCGTGCAAAAACCTATGCGCTGGGAACTTCGTTGGAGGTAAAAAAATTCTTTTCTCCTAGGATTAAAGAGGTTGAGGTGGTCGAAGATATTGTTGCCCCGATCGATCCTTCCATTGTTCTTGAGGAAGTCGAAAACCTAAAGAAAGAATATTTGCTTTTTCAGAGTAAGAACTATTCTGTGATATGCGCTCCTTCGGTTCAAATGCCGAACATGATGAATGAAATTGGGCGTCTGCGCGAAATTACTTTTAGGGAGGTAGGCGAGGGCACAAACCGAAAAATTGATATTGATGAATTTGACCTTTACTATAATCAACTCTTTATTTGGGATGAGGATGAGAAAAAAATTGTGGGGGCATACCGAGCCGGTAAAGGACAAGATATCCTAGATCAATATGGAATTGATGGGTTTTATCTGCATACGCTGTTTAAAATTGATGAGAATTTCTCACCTTACCTCAGACAAAGCATCGAACTGGGAAGATCCTTTATTGTTAAGGATTATCAGCGAAAGCCCATGCCGTTGTTCTTGCTATGGAAAGGTATTCTTTATTTCATTCTAAAACATCCCGAATACAGGTACTTGATAGGCCCGGTTTCTATTAGCGATAAACTCTCGATGTTTACCAAGGGTATCATCATTCAGTTTATGCGCGATAATCATTACGATGTGGAACTGGCCAAGTTTATTAAGCCACGTAAACGATTCAAGGCTAAGTTTGGAAACGTAGATGCCGATATTTTGCTTCAGCACTCCAACGATATAAATAAGTTGGATAAATTTATCGCCGATATTGAAGATGCCGACTATAGGATGCCGGTGCTCCTGAAAAAATACATAAAGTTGAATGGTAAGATCATTGGGTTTAACGTCGACCCCCTCTTCAACAACTGTCTTGATGGTCTTCTGATCCTTGATTTGTTTCAGGTGCCAATTGAAACGATTACCTCGCTTTCAAAGGAGATTAATGATAAAACGATTTTAGAGCGGTTCAATCTCTCCGACTATACCTTCGAGGAGGAGTAA
- a CDS encoding YceI family protein translates to MQKRSMFSILTLMVSFIMASCSGGGDGSIVEVKAGSPQEVESISKTTSLLQIDTVASLVNWIGNKPGGSHTGTLKLQSGYLEYADQQLVGGRIVFNMSSIANTDISDSESRIRLETHLKSPDFFNTVRFATSDLVITKVNFSDSNKSGECIVSGNLTIKGITKGIVFSSRVEVSGGQVTAHVGPISINRTDWGVNYGSKSIFDNLKDKFIDDNIEITVVLKTVK, encoded by the coding sequence ATGCAAAAGAGATCAATGTTTTCTATCCTTACCCTGATGGTGAGTTTTATTATGGCCTCCTGCAGCGGTGGGGGTGACGGTTCAATTGTCGAAGTTAAGGCAGGTTCCCCACAGGAGGTGGAGTCGATTTCGAAAACGACTTCTCTGTTGCAGATCGACACCGTTGCATCTCTAGTTAATTGGATTGGAAACAAGCCGGGTGGAAGCCATACCGGCACTCTAAAACTTCAAAGCGGTTACTTGGAATATGCCGATCAACAATTAGTTGGTGGTAGGATAGTATTCAATATGAGTTCCATTGCAAATACCGACATTAGCGATTCCGAGTCGCGCATTAGGTTGGAAACACATTTGAAATCGCCCGATTTCTTTAATACCGTCCGGTTTGCAACTTCCGATCTGGTTATAACAAAGGTGAATTTTTCCGACTCCAACAAATCGGGTGAGTGTATTGTAAGCGGAAATTTAACTATTAAAGGTATAACAAAAGGTATTGTTTTTAGCAGTCGTGTTGAGGTTAGCGGTGGTCAAGTAACTGCGCACGTTGGTCCAATCTCAATAAATAGAACCGATTGGGGGGTTAACTATGGCTCGAAATCTATTTTCGACAACCTCAAGGATAAGTTTATTGACGATAATATTGAGATCACGGTTGTATTAAAAACAGTAAAGTAA
- the yihA gene encoding ribosome biogenesis GTP-binding protein YihA/YsxC, with protein sequence MDNLVKKALFVKSSAKIEECPADGINEYAFIGRSNVGKSSLINMLTGQNGMAKVSQTPGKTQLINHYFINGSWYLVDLPGYGFAKTSKASRAIFHAMITNYIQNRETLINLFVLVDSRLEPQKVDLEFISALGESQVPFTIIFTKADKISKSALQRNIATYQEELSKEWDELPKMIATSAESKLGREEVMHFIDELNRLVKEEKSENS encoded by the coding sequence ATGGATAATTTGGTTAAAAAGGCATTGTTTGTAAAGTCGAGCGCCAAGATTGAGGAGTGTCCAGCCGATGGAATCAATGAGTATGCCTTTATTGGCCGAAGCAACGTTGGAAAATCGTCTCTTATTAATATGCTCACAGGCCAAAATGGTATGGCTAAAGTGTCCCAAACGCCAGGCAAAACGCAGCTGATCAACCACTATTTTATCAATGGGAGTTGGTATTTAGTCGACCTTCCTGGTTACGGTTTTGCAAAAACATCAAAAGCGTCACGGGCGATATTCCACGCAATGATTACCAACTACATCCAGAATAGGGAAACGTTAATAAACCTTTTCGTTTTGGTTGACTCAAGGCTAGAGCCACAAAAGGTCGATCTGGAATTTATAAGTGCACTCGGAGAGAGCCAGGTTCCATTTACAATAATCTTTACAAAGGCCGACAAGATTAGCAAATCCGCACTTCAGCGAAATATAGCAACGTACCAAGAGGAGTTGTCCAAAGAGTGGGACGAGTTGCCTAAGATGATTGCTACTTCTGCGGAAAGTAAGTTAGGGCGAGAAGAAGTGATGCACTTCATCGACGAGTTGAACCGCCTTGTTAAGGAGGAGAAGTCTGAAAACAGTTAG
- a CDS encoding ribose-phosphate diphosphokinase — protein sequence MPHKSPIKFFTGRNSRYLAEKIAKSFGTELGKSSVIDFSDGEFQPCFDESVRGATVFIIQSTFPPTDNLFELLLMIDAAHRASAYKVVAVIPYFGFARQDRKDKPRVSIGAKLVANLLSAAKVDRIMTMDLHADQIQGFFDVPVDHLYASSIFVPYIKAHNLENIAIAAPDMGGAKRANAYSRFFDASMIICHKNREKANVVSEITAIGDVMGKNVLILDDMIDTAGTMTKAADMLMDRGAKSVRAIATHPVLSGPAYDRIANSVLSEVLVTDTIPLKLGEDISKIHVLSVADLFAEVIDKVYNYQSISSKFII from the coding sequence ATGCCTCACAAGAGCCCCATCAAGTTTTTTACAGGTAGAAACTCTCGCTATCTCGCTGAAAAAATTGCAAAGAGTTTTGGAACGGAACTGGGAAAATCATCGGTAATTGACTTTAGCGATGGTGAATTTCAGCCCTGCTTTGACGAGTCTGTTCGAGGTGCTACCGTCTTCATTATCCAGTCTACGTTTCCGCCCACAGACAATTTGTTCGAGTTATTGCTGATGATAGATGCTGCTCACCGCGCATCTGCCTATAAAGTGGTAGCTGTTATTCCTTATTTTGGTTTTGCAAGGCAAGACCGCAAGGACAAACCACGCGTGTCTATTGGAGCTAAGTTGGTGGCCAATTTGCTCAGCGCAGCAAAGGTTGATAGGATTATGACCATGGATCTGCATGCCGATCAAATTCAAGGGTTCTTCGATGTGCCAGTGGATCATCTGTATGCCAGTTCTATTTTTGTGCCTTATATCAAGGCGCACAACTTAGAAAATATTGCTATTGCAGCTCCTGATATGGGCGGTGCAAAAAGGGCAAATGCTTATAGTCGTTTCTTCGATGCTTCCATGATTATTTGTCACAAAAATCGGGAGAAAGCGAATGTGGTTTCTGAAATCACGGCTATTGGCGATGTGATGGGGAAGAACGTGCTTATTTTGGATGACATGATTGATACTGCGGGAACCATGACCAAGGCGGCTGACATGCTTATGGATCGTGGTGCAAAAAGTGTTCGGGCCATCGCTACCCATCCGGTACTCTCAGGACCGGCATACGACCGGATTGCCAATAGCGTTTTGTCCGAAGTCTTGGTTACCGATACCATTCCACTCAAATTGGGTGAGGATATCTCCAAGATTCATGTGTTAAGCGTGGCTGATTTGTTTGCAGAGGTAATCGATAAAGTTTACAACTACCAGTCAATAAGTTCCAAGTTTATAATTTAA
- a CDS encoding 50S ribosomal protein L25/general stress protein Ctc produces the protein MKTLEIQGTIRASIGKKETKALRNEGLVPCVLYGGGENLHFGVEEKLLNTLIYTPSAHIVLLNLDGKVHKAVIQASQFGPVSDRTIHVDFVRISDDKKVAIDVPITIVGSSDGVKQGGNLQLLFRKIRVSAIPANLPDSVVVDITGLDMGKSMFVSEIVADNYDILTPKTAVVATVKMTRAARGAAATEKK, from the coding sequence ATGAAAACTCTAGAAATTCAAGGCACAATCCGTGCTAGCATTGGCAAAAAGGAAACAAAAGCGTTGAGAAACGAAGGTCTGGTTCCTTGTGTTCTTTATGGAGGAGGCGAAAACCTTCACTTTGGCGTTGAAGAAAAGTTGTTGAATACTTTGATTTACACTCCTAGTGCTCACATCGTGTTGCTTAACCTTGATGGTAAAGTTCACAAGGCTGTGATCCAAGCTAGCCAATTTGGTCCTGTTTCCGATCGCACCATTCACGTTGATTTTGTTCGCATTTCCGACGATAAGAAAGTTGCTATTGATGTGCCAATTACTATCGTAGGTTCTTCCGACGGTGTTAAGCAAGGTGGTAACTTACAACTATTGTTCCGCAAAATTCGTGTTTCTGCAATACCTGCTAATCTTCCCGATTCAGTTGTTGTTGATATCACTGGTTTGGATATGGGCAAGTCGATGTTTGTTAGCGAAATTGTTGCCGACAACTACGACATTCTTACTCCTAAAACTGCTGTTGTTGCAACTGTGAAAATGACAAGGGCTGCGCGTGGTGCTGCTGCTACTGAAAAGAAATAG
- the pth gene encoding aminoacyl-tRNA hydrolase gives MKYLIAGLGNIGAEYANTRHNIGFKVLDALSKASNIFFADNRLAAKAEYRFKGRTFIFIKPNTYMNLSGKAVGYWMQAEKIPIENLLVVVDDLALTMGQVRLRGKGSDGGHNGLKDITRVLGTNDYARLRLGIGSDFGKGKQVDYVLGEWTEAELATLPSVLDKASEAIVGFGTIGLALAMNQFNTK, from the coding sequence TTGAAGTATTTAATTGCAGGGCTTGGCAATATTGGCGCTGAATACGCCAATACTCGCCACAATATAGGTTTTAAAGTGTTGGACGCCCTTTCAAAAGCGTCCAACATTTTTTTTGCGGATAACCGTCTTGCTGCAAAGGCTGAGTATAGGTTTAAAGGTAGAACGTTTATCTTTATAAAGCCTAATACATACATGAACCTTAGCGGGAAAGCGGTTGGCTATTGGATGCAGGCTGAGAAAATACCTATCGAGAATCTTTTGGTGGTTGTGGACGATCTTGCATTGACCATGGGACAAGTTCGCTTGCGTGGGAAGGGCAGTGATGGAGGTCATAATGGGCTTAAGGATATCACTCGTGTGCTGGGTACCAACGATTATGCCCGCTTGCGATTGGGGATTGGAAGTGATTTTGGCAAGGGGAAGCAAGTCGATTACGTCCTTGGTGAATGGACTGAGGCTGAACTGGCCACGCTTCCGTCGGTTTTAGATAAGGCCTCTGAGGCAATCGTGGGTTTTGGAACTATCGGTCTTGCCTTAGCAATGAACCAGTTTAATACTAAGTAG
- a CDS encoding RNA-binding S4 domain-containing protein: MHPVDEVRIDKWLWSVRVYKTRSEAAEACKKGRVKVNGMEAKPSRDVRINDIITIRKSPVVYTFRVIGSISNRQPAKLVENFAENLTPQEELDKLNANSSVVTMVREKGAGRPTKRDRRKIGELNEEDD; this comes from the coding sequence ATGCATCCAGTTGACGAAGTTCGCATTGATAAGTGGCTATGGTCGGTAAGGGTTTATAAAACCCGAAGCGAAGCCGCTGAGGCTTGTAAAAAGGGAAGAGTTAAGGTAAATGGCATGGAAGCCAAACCTTCCCGCGATGTGCGTATCAACGATATTATTACTATCCGTAAATCACCGGTAGTTTATACTTTTAGGGTGATAGGCTCGATTAGTAATCGACAACCTGCTAAACTTGTGGAGAATTTTGCCGAAAATTTAACCCCGCAGGAAGAACTCGACAAGCTTAATGCGAATAGTTCAGTAGTTACCATGGTGCGAGAAAAGGGTGCTGGTAGACCAACCAAAAGGGATCGACGAAAAATTGGTGAACTTAACGAGGAGGATGATTAA
- a CDS encoding DUF4924 family protein — translation MDFARELKQKSLFEYLLFMYQVEDVIRACHFDRSAISKVALDRFGSLMGDQNQGVDWFLAMAEFMELEKIQQFGHLQHVKNLVNDLNQTHLRLTRSPKEDEYQGLYYEAESVLIELRRRGGENSNVVELSLIGIYGVWLLGLKGVTVSNETRQATEILTRFLALLSDLYNRIELGEKELPE, via the coding sequence ATGGATTTTGCCCGAGAACTAAAACAGAAATCACTTTTTGAGTATCTTCTCTTCATGTATCAGGTGGAAGATGTTATTCGGGCATGCCACTTCGATAGGAGTGCAATATCCAAGGTTGCGCTAGATCGCTTTGGATCGCTTATGGGGGATCAAAACCAGGGCGTTGACTGGTTTTTGGCTATGGCTGAATTTATGGAACTGGAAAAAATTCAACAATTTGGACATCTTCAGCACGTTAAAAATCTTGTTAATGATCTGAATCAGACCCATCTTCGGTTGACTCGATCACCAAAGGAGGATGAATATCAAGGCCTTTATTACGAAGCCGAATCGGTTTTAATTGAGCTTCGGCGACGTGGTGGAGAAAATAGTAACGTTGTGGAGTTATCCTTAATTGGTATTTACGGAGTATGGCTGCTCGGGCTCAAAGGCGTTACCGTTTCAAATGAAACAAGGCAAGCTACCGAGATTTTAACTCGATTTCTTGCCTTGCTGTCGGATCTTTACAATAGAATAGAATTGGGGGAGAAGGAACTCCCGGAATAA